One genomic window of Phoenix dactylifera cultivar Barhee BC4 chromosome 6, palm_55x_up_171113_PBpolish2nd_filt_p, whole genome shotgun sequence includes the following:
- the LOC103705231 gene encoding pentatricopeptide repeat-containing protein At4g21300-like, whose amino-acid sequence MALFPAGFRLSTRKIFPLVPIRFHPRKASGLHEEELAFQELYTAERFASCLHSCSDIRSLRKLHAHILSHGFGDNIYLGSKLLNLYASFGGLPESRWVFHKIINRNLSLWNSAIVGYFRASYFEEVLCLYLNLKFQGIGIDSSAVTFGLKSCIKLGNVEFGRGIHVDAIKFGLNKDKFVGSSLVGLYSSFQCMEDAQQAFEEILDKDVVAYTAMITGYAQLSEFHLFKAFGIASDMQREGLDANRVTLVSLLQAAGKSEALKEGQSVHCYALRREIDHADEVFQTSLVDMYARCGARTTAASVLRKMERRSVASWNALIAGLIHCGQVSEALKIFSLMQQEGNISPDSITLANVISACSDLNYAHFATRIHGYLIRRDIPLDIVLTTALIEMYSKCDKTTRARELFDQLIIRDVILYNVMISGYLQNDMVYEATILFGEMVKAGVRPNSATVLSMLSTFADLADIRRGRWIHGFVVRYCLQTDVDVSNQILHMYAKCGCIDIARTTFNSIAKKDLVSWTAMMMGYVNYGHADGALALFQLMQQTGEKPDTVTITTLLQALSQLGCLEPVKEIHGYLYRTCLEKDTATMNSIINTYGKCGRLDTSEAVFNNTKERGLTSWNTMITAYGMHGRCKKVLELFSQMQKENLKPDELTFTSVLSACSHAGFVEEGWRVFNSMSYEHSISPQEEHYGCMVDLLGRAGQLEEAYNFVKCSPLRDKASALCALLAACRIHRNTKLGEVIGSQLLDLEPTNSGTYALVSNVYAQAGKWSEAANLRTIARERGLRKIPGYSLIELEEHVCGI is encoded by the coding sequence atggCTCTTTTCCCAGCTGGTTTTCGATTGTCaacaagaaaaatatttccTTTGGTGCCCATAAGATTTCATCCGAGGAAAGCATCCGGATTGCATGAAGAGGAATTGGCATTTCAAGAACTCTATACTGCAGAGAGGTTTGCTTCTTGTTTGCACTCATGTTCAGACATCAGATCTCTTCGAAAGCTACATGCCCACATTTTATCTCATGGATTTGGAGATAACATATATCTGGGGTCCAAGCTGTTGAATTTGTATGCTAGCTTTGGTGGGTTACCTGAATCCCGATGGGTATTTCATAAGATCATTAACAGAAACCTTTCTCTTTGGAATTCAGCCATCGTTGGGTATTTTAGAGCTAGTTATTTCGAGGAGGTTCTttgtttatatttaaatttaaagtTTCAGGGGATTGGTATTGACAGTTCAGCTGTTACATTTGGTTTGAAGAGTTGTATTAAGCTTGGGAATGTAGAATTTGGAAGAGGAATTCATGTGGATGCTATCAAGTTTGGTCTAAATAAAGACAAATTTGTTGGTTCTTCTCTTGTGGGATTGTACTCTAGCTTCCAATGTATGGAGGATGCACAGCAAGCATTTGAAGAAATCTTAGATAAGGATGTCGTTGCTTATACAGCAATGATTACTGGGTATGCACAACTGTCTGAATTCCATTTATTTAAGGCATTTGGAATAGCTAGCGATATGCAGAGAGAAGGATTGGATGCTAACCGGGTGACGCTGGTGAGCTTACTCCAGGCGGCAGGGAAGTCTGAAGCACTCAAAGAAGGTCAGTCAGTCCATTGTTATGCCTTAAGGAGAGAAATTGATCATGCAGATGAAGTTTTCCAGACCAGTCTTGTAGATATGTATGCTAGATGTGGTGCTAGAACTACTGCAGCTTCTGTGTTGAGGAAAATGGAAAGAAGAAGTGTTGCTTCATGGAATGCTTTGATTGCTGGACTCATTCATTGTGGGCAGGTTTCTGAGGCTCTGAAAATTTTCTCACTCATGCAACAAGAAGGGAACATATCCCCTGATTCAATCACCTTAGCAAATGTGATTTCAGCTTGTTCtgatttgaattatgcacactttGCCACAAGAATCCATGGTTACTTAATCAGAAGAGATATTCCTCTTGATATAGTTTTGACTACTGCTCTTATTGAAATGTATTCAAAATGTGATAAAACCACTAGAGCTAGGGAACTGTTTGATCAGCTAATTATAAGAGATGTGATCTTATATAATGTAATGATTTCTGGTTATCTCCAAAATGATATGGTCTATGAGGCTACCATTTTGTTTGGTGAAATGGTTAAAGCAGGTGTCAGACCAAACTCTGCAACTGTGCTGAGTATGCTGTCAACATTTGCTGATCTAGCGGACATAAGAAGAGGCAGGTGGATCCATGGTTTTGTAGTCAGGTATTGTCTCCAAACAGATGTGGATGTTTCCAATCAGATTCTACACATGTATGCAAAATGTGGATGCATTGACATTGCAAGGACAACTTTCAACTCAATAGCAAAGAAAGACTTGGTCTCATGGACAGCAATGATGATGGGCTATGTAAATTATGGTCATGCTGATGGAGCTCTAGCACTGTTTCAGCTAATGCAACAAACTGGAGAGAAGCCTGATACAGTGACTATTACAACCCTGCTTCAAGCACTTTCCCAGCTTGGATGTTTAGAACCAGTGAAGGAAATCCACGGGTACCTATACAGAACTTGTTTGGAAAAAGATACTGCCACAAtgaattcaataataaatacatATGGCAAGTGTGGAAGGCTAGATACTTCAGAAGCTGTATTCAATAATACAAAAGAAAGAGGACTGACCTCATGGAACACAATGATCACAGCATATGGGATGCATGGGCGCTGCAAAAAGGTGCTTGAGCTGTTTAGTCAAATGCAGAAGGAAAATCTGAAGCCAGATGAGTTAACATTCACTTCAGTGCTTTCAGCTTGCAGCCATGCTGGGTTTGTTGAAGAGGGTTGGCGTGTCTTCAATTCCATGAGTTATGAGCATTCCATTAGTCCACAGGAAGAGCACTATGGTTGCATGGTTGATCTACTGGGTCGGGCAGGTCAACTTGAAGAGGCATACAACTTTGTGAAGTGCTCTCCTTTAAGAGATAAGGCTAGTGCCTTGTGTGCTCTGCTTGCTGCTTGCAGAATTCATAGAAACACAAAACTTGGGGAGGTTATTGGAAGTCAGCTCCTAGACCTAGAGCCCACGAACTCAGGCACATACGCACTGGTTTCAAATGTATATGCTCAGGCTGGCAAGTGGAGTGAAGCTGCAAACTTGAGAACCATAGCTAGAGAAAGAGGGTTGAGAAAAATTCCTGGTTATAGTCTTATAGAATTAGAGGAACATGTCTGTGGGATATGA
- the LOC103705318 gene encoding uncharacterized protein LOC103705318 isoform X1, producing the protein MHLFSYFRAVLLDTCISSVTMTGMGTKVQCKGYIPGYYPMTNLNNDTNSSWSLYHEDKTFSGQLYNGFKVRAVNEHSEYDKEMLKRIMLEHEAVFRKQVYELHRLYRVQKYLMDEFKRKQSYRYSAPTGASHSNIFSSQMPHEVHGKVWQMPHQHFVHASYGRATVPDADDKKPPLGFLKENNMQYTPISSENGGSLDDRPLDHKFKRPKRMFDLHLPADVYIDSEDAERAEKEILADSCVRVADPHNKIHGIEPENNVNLTLGTGDDDSCREGSLKSDLHPRGDLSICNLADLNEPIKDLDGEEAAGSVSNGLRTQYKEGHLLPMKSTANFVRTDIFMDGNGNKVSCSNFLNADKQEIGQEWQALHNDVGKSRSNVIFFNSGSCNEKYPMSSKSIQLKLEKSHETQLPDQNKIDTYLREKTTQPTEISGRNLHLVCSNHSAVTYPQMNGPLSVVSRSACSSAMSPPASSWRKPAQSISHIPIAVQALPCFNGSVMMNTQSNNSNAQNPGTAADKLQCNGVLKSRSQLGSKFPNGLHNGLQLDSKSSAHFLLPTITLDRPNLNSGGDNSAYQNSDSHGVQKCLEGWQCTDNKSGRGVYSNRVILNGILDDLTAKQDLGGNHDGPSKGLPWLRTKSPGSGSSDVAVCGPQMKLGFTEDCSQLMSRCEKLTPEFARKGDKDRGSSVCVPHHSLSPFQIKENKIYRHEASDGLNSNIIPGFPLLDKIQQSACCSPVSCHKQSLADDAKFSEKEKGARNHSLGTRNNINLNSGIDEAESPPSLYIPGVSAKFACKIDLEAPIDAWEEGTVCSQGKIVGMNHLNKLVESKDGSQETEFSHDMPLRGAAEIIISMSLDVSSHSNGITFCLSTSASYDDSLQWFAEVVLSSAESGVSKGRGDGGSETSDDDGVDSFESLTLKLEAMKEDEYMCRSWEPEKPRDEEAGTASLLLTRPRRGQARKRRQRRDFQKDILPGLASLSRHEVAEDLQIFGSLMRASGEPWQTGSARRSTGRSGQARGRRQPRSLAVVHVSPLPTEPTHTELEIGRTSMIGWGRTTRRCRRQRFPSGDGSAPHE; encoded by the exons ATGCACTTATTCAGTTATTTTCGAGCTGTTTTGCTGGACACTTGCATTTCAAGTGTCACCATGACTG GAATGGGAACAAAAGTGCAGTGTAAAGGCTACATTCCAGGATACTATCCAATGACGAATTTAAACAATGACACAAACAGTAGTTGGTCTCTTTATCATGAAGATAAAACATTTAGTGGGCAGCTCTACAATGGTTTCAAGGTGAGGGCAGTGAATGAACACTCAGAATATGATAAAGAAATGTTGAAGAGAATAATGCTTGAACATGAAGCGGTGTTTAGGAAGCAG GTTTATGAACTTCACCGTCTTTATAGAGTACAAAAGTACTTGATGGATGAGTTTAAGAGAAAACAGTCATACAGATATTCTGCACCAACGGGGGCATCCCACTCAAATATATTTTCATCTCAAATGCCACATGAAGTTCATGGGAAGGTGTGGCAGATGCCtcatcaacattttgtgcaCGCGAGTTACGGTAGGGCTACTGTGCCAGATGCTGATGACAAGAAGCCCCCTCTGGGTTTTCTGAAGGAAAATAATATGCAGTACACTCCAATTTCATCTGAAAATGGAGGATCTCTTGATGACAGACCATTGGACCATAAATTCAAGAGGCCAAAAAGAATGTTTGACCTTCATCTCCCTGCTGATGTGTATATTGATAGTGAAGATGCTGAAAGAGCAGAAAAGGAAATTCTTGCTGATTCATGTGTTCGGGTTGCTGATCCTCATAACAAGATACATGGTATTGAACCTGAGAATAATGTAAATCTAACTCTTGGCACTGGTGATGATGATAGTTGCAGGGAAGGTAGCTTGAAGTCGGATTTGCATCCACGAGGTGATCTCTCTATTTGCAATTTGGCTGATTTGAATGAACCCATCAAAGATTTAGATGGCGAGGAAGCTGCAGGTTCAGTTTCTAATGGTTTGAGAACTCAATATAAAGAAGGGCATTTGTTACCAATGAAATCGACCGCAAATTTCGTTCGCACGGATATTTTCATGGATGGAAATGGAAATAAAGTTAGTTGCTCAAACTTTCTTAATGCAGATAAGCAGGAAATTGGACAAGAATGGCAAGCATTACATAATGATGTTG GCAAAAGTAGAAGCAATGTGATTTTTTTCAATTCTGGTTCATGCAATGAGAAATACCCAATGTCATCCAAGTCGATTCAATTGAAGCTTGAGAAATCTCATGAAACTCAGTTACCTGATCAGAATAAAATAGATACATATTTAAGGGAGAAAACAACACAACCTACTGAAATCTCTGGAAGAAATCTACATCTTGTTTGCTCAAACCATTCAGCGGTGACATATCCTCAAATGAACGGTCCACTCTCAGTTGTTTCTCGATCAGCCTGTTCTAGTGCTATGTCTCCACCGGCTTCATCTTGGAGAAAGCCAGCCCAGAGTATAAGCCATATTCCAATTGCGGTTCAAGCACTCCCATGCTTCAATGGATCTGTAATGATGAATACACAGAGCAACAATTCTAATGCTCAAAACCCTGGTACTGCTGCTGACAAACTGCAATGCAATGGTGTTTTGAAGTCACGCTCGCAATTGGGGAGTAAATTTCCAAATGGCCTTCATAATGGTTTGCAATTGGATTCTAAATCTTCAGCACATTTTCTCCTCCCGACAATCACTCTTGATCGGCCAAACCTCAACAGCGGTGGTGATAATTCAGCATATCAGAACTCTGACAGTCATGGAGTCCAAAAGTGCTTAGAGGGTTGGCAGTGCACAGACAATAAATCTGGAAGGGGTGTGTATTCTAATCGAGTCATCCTGAATGGAATTCTGGACGACCTCACTGCCAAACAAGATTTAGGAGGGAATCATGATGGACCATCAAAGGGGTTACCATGGCTCAGAACGAAGTCACCCGGAAGTGGATCTTCTGATGTAGCAGTATGTGGCCCTCAAATGAAGTTAGGCTTCACAGAGGATTGTTCTCAGCTGATGTCCAGATGTGAAAAACTGACTCCAGAATTTGCACGTAAAGGAGACAAAGATAGAGGTTCTTCTGTGTGTGTTCCGCATCATTCTCTATCACCTTTTCAGATCAAGGAAAACAAaatttataggcatgaagcatcTGATGGGCTGAATAGCAATATAATTCCTGGTTTTCCTCTTCTTGATAAGATTCAGCAGAGTGCTTGCTGCTCACCTGTCTCATGTCATAAACAATCTTTGGCTGATGATGCGAAGTTCAGTGAAAAAGAAAAGGGTGCTAGAAATCATAGTCTAGGTACCAGAAACAACATTAATTTGAACTCTGGTATAGATGAGGCAGAGTCTCCACCATCGCTTTACATTCCAGGCGTGTCTGCAAAATTTGCTTGCAAAATTGACTTGGAAGCACCAATTGATGCATGGGAAGAAGGTACCGTATGTTCGCAGGGTAAAATTGTAGGGATGAATCACCTCAATAAGCTTGTTGAGAGCAAAGATGGTTCACAGGAAACAGAATTCTCTCATGATATGCCTCTTAGAGGGGCAGCAGAGATTATCATTTCCATGTCATTAGATGTTTCCAGTCATTCAAATGGCATCACATTTTGCTTATCGACCTCAGCATCATATGATGATTCCTTGCAATGGTTTGCAGAAGTAGTTTTATCCAGTGCAGAGAGTGGAGTGTCAAagggaaggggagatggtggctCTGAAACTTCAGATGATGATGGGGTGGATTCATTCGAGTCCTTGACATTGAAACTTGAGGCCATGAAGGAAGATGAGTACATGTGCAGATCATGGGAGCCAGAGAAACCAAGGGATGAGGAAGCAGGCACTGCTTCACTGCTTCTAACGAGACCTCGGAGGGGCCAGGCGAGAAAAAGAAGGCAGAGGAGGGATTTCCAGAAAGATATTCTACCAGGCCTTGCATCATTGTCTAGGCATGAAGTAGCAGAAGATCTTCAAATTTTCGGAAGCCTGATGAGGGCTTCAGGCGAGCCTTGGCAGACTGGTTCAGCTAGACGGAGCACAGGTCGAAGCGGGCAGGCGCGGGGAAGGAGGcagccaagaagtttggccgtCGTCCATGTCAGTCCCCTGCCAACAGAGCCTACTCATACCGAGCTTGAGATTGGTCGGACAAGCATGATCGGGTGGGGGAGGACGACAAGGCGATGCCGGAGGCAGAGATTCCCCTCTGGAGATGGTTCTGCTCCTCATGAGTAG
- the LOC103705318 gene encoding uncharacterized protein LOC103705318 isoform X2: protein MGTKVQCKGYIPGYYPMTNLNNDTNSSWSLYHEDKTFSGQLYNGFKVRAVNEHSEYDKEMLKRIMLEHEAVFRKQVYELHRLYRVQKYLMDEFKRKQSYRYSAPTGASHSNIFSSQMPHEVHGKVWQMPHQHFVHASYGRATVPDADDKKPPLGFLKENNMQYTPISSENGGSLDDRPLDHKFKRPKRMFDLHLPADVYIDSEDAERAEKEILADSCVRVADPHNKIHGIEPENNVNLTLGTGDDDSCREGSLKSDLHPRGDLSICNLADLNEPIKDLDGEEAAGSVSNGLRTQYKEGHLLPMKSTANFVRTDIFMDGNGNKVSCSNFLNADKQEIGQEWQALHNDVGKSRSNVIFFNSGSCNEKYPMSSKSIQLKLEKSHETQLPDQNKIDTYLREKTTQPTEISGRNLHLVCSNHSAVTYPQMNGPLSVVSRSACSSAMSPPASSWRKPAQSISHIPIAVQALPCFNGSVMMNTQSNNSNAQNPGTAADKLQCNGVLKSRSQLGSKFPNGLHNGLQLDSKSSAHFLLPTITLDRPNLNSGGDNSAYQNSDSHGVQKCLEGWQCTDNKSGRGVYSNRVILNGILDDLTAKQDLGGNHDGPSKGLPWLRTKSPGSGSSDVAVCGPQMKLGFTEDCSQLMSRCEKLTPEFARKGDKDRGSSVCVPHHSLSPFQIKENKIYRHEASDGLNSNIIPGFPLLDKIQQSACCSPVSCHKQSLADDAKFSEKEKGARNHSLGTRNNINLNSGIDEAESPPSLYIPGVSAKFACKIDLEAPIDAWEEGTVCSQGKIVGMNHLNKLVESKDGSQETEFSHDMPLRGAAEIIISMSLDVSSHSNGITFCLSTSASYDDSLQWFAEVVLSSAESGVSKGRGDGGSETSDDDGVDSFESLTLKLEAMKEDEYMCRSWEPEKPRDEEAGTASLLLTRPRRGQARKRRQRRDFQKDILPGLASLSRHEVAEDLQIFGSLMRASGEPWQTGSARRSTGRSGQARGRRQPRSLAVVHVSPLPTEPTHTELEIGRTSMIGWGRTTRRCRRQRFPSGDGSAPHE, encoded by the exons ATGGGAACAAAAGTGCAGTGTAAAGGCTACATTCCAGGATACTATCCAATGACGAATTTAAACAATGACACAAACAGTAGTTGGTCTCTTTATCATGAAGATAAAACATTTAGTGGGCAGCTCTACAATGGTTTCAAGGTGAGGGCAGTGAATGAACACTCAGAATATGATAAAGAAATGTTGAAGAGAATAATGCTTGAACATGAAGCGGTGTTTAGGAAGCAG GTTTATGAACTTCACCGTCTTTATAGAGTACAAAAGTACTTGATGGATGAGTTTAAGAGAAAACAGTCATACAGATATTCTGCACCAACGGGGGCATCCCACTCAAATATATTTTCATCTCAAATGCCACATGAAGTTCATGGGAAGGTGTGGCAGATGCCtcatcaacattttgtgcaCGCGAGTTACGGTAGGGCTACTGTGCCAGATGCTGATGACAAGAAGCCCCCTCTGGGTTTTCTGAAGGAAAATAATATGCAGTACACTCCAATTTCATCTGAAAATGGAGGATCTCTTGATGACAGACCATTGGACCATAAATTCAAGAGGCCAAAAAGAATGTTTGACCTTCATCTCCCTGCTGATGTGTATATTGATAGTGAAGATGCTGAAAGAGCAGAAAAGGAAATTCTTGCTGATTCATGTGTTCGGGTTGCTGATCCTCATAACAAGATACATGGTATTGAACCTGAGAATAATGTAAATCTAACTCTTGGCACTGGTGATGATGATAGTTGCAGGGAAGGTAGCTTGAAGTCGGATTTGCATCCACGAGGTGATCTCTCTATTTGCAATTTGGCTGATTTGAATGAACCCATCAAAGATTTAGATGGCGAGGAAGCTGCAGGTTCAGTTTCTAATGGTTTGAGAACTCAATATAAAGAAGGGCATTTGTTACCAATGAAATCGACCGCAAATTTCGTTCGCACGGATATTTTCATGGATGGAAATGGAAATAAAGTTAGTTGCTCAAACTTTCTTAATGCAGATAAGCAGGAAATTGGACAAGAATGGCAAGCATTACATAATGATGTTG GCAAAAGTAGAAGCAATGTGATTTTTTTCAATTCTGGTTCATGCAATGAGAAATACCCAATGTCATCCAAGTCGATTCAATTGAAGCTTGAGAAATCTCATGAAACTCAGTTACCTGATCAGAATAAAATAGATACATATTTAAGGGAGAAAACAACACAACCTACTGAAATCTCTGGAAGAAATCTACATCTTGTTTGCTCAAACCATTCAGCGGTGACATATCCTCAAATGAACGGTCCACTCTCAGTTGTTTCTCGATCAGCCTGTTCTAGTGCTATGTCTCCACCGGCTTCATCTTGGAGAAAGCCAGCCCAGAGTATAAGCCATATTCCAATTGCGGTTCAAGCACTCCCATGCTTCAATGGATCTGTAATGATGAATACACAGAGCAACAATTCTAATGCTCAAAACCCTGGTACTGCTGCTGACAAACTGCAATGCAATGGTGTTTTGAAGTCACGCTCGCAATTGGGGAGTAAATTTCCAAATGGCCTTCATAATGGTTTGCAATTGGATTCTAAATCTTCAGCACATTTTCTCCTCCCGACAATCACTCTTGATCGGCCAAACCTCAACAGCGGTGGTGATAATTCAGCATATCAGAACTCTGACAGTCATGGAGTCCAAAAGTGCTTAGAGGGTTGGCAGTGCACAGACAATAAATCTGGAAGGGGTGTGTATTCTAATCGAGTCATCCTGAATGGAATTCTGGACGACCTCACTGCCAAACAAGATTTAGGAGGGAATCATGATGGACCATCAAAGGGGTTACCATGGCTCAGAACGAAGTCACCCGGAAGTGGATCTTCTGATGTAGCAGTATGTGGCCCTCAAATGAAGTTAGGCTTCACAGAGGATTGTTCTCAGCTGATGTCCAGATGTGAAAAACTGACTCCAGAATTTGCACGTAAAGGAGACAAAGATAGAGGTTCTTCTGTGTGTGTTCCGCATCATTCTCTATCACCTTTTCAGATCAAGGAAAACAAaatttataggcatgaagcatcTGATGGGCTGAATAGCAATATAATTCCTGGTTTTCCTCTTCTTGATAAGATTCAGCAGAGTGCTTGCTGCTCACCTGTCTCATGTCATAAACAATCTTTGGCTGATGATGCGAAGTTCAGTGAAAAAGAAAAGGGTGCTAGAAATCATAGTCTAGGTACCAGAAACAACATTAATTTGAACTCTGGTATAGATGAGGCAGAGTCTCCACCATCGCTTTACATTCCAGGCGTGTCTGCAAAATTTGCTTGCAAAATTGACTTGGAAGCACCAATTGATGCATGGGAAGAAGGTACCGTATGTTCGCAGGGTAAAATTGTAGGGATGAATCACCTCAATAAGCTTGTTGAGAGCAAAGATGGTTCACAGGAAACAGAATTCTCTCATGATATGCCTCTTAGAGGGGCAGCAGAGATTATCATTTCCATGTCATTAGATGTTTCCAGTCATTCAAATGGCATCACATTTTGCTTATCGACCTCAGCATCATATGATGATTCCTTGCAATGGTTTGCAGAAGTAGTTTTATCCAGTGCAGAGAGTGGAGTGTCAAagggaaggggagatggtggctCTGAAACTTCAGATGATGATGGGGTGGATTCATTCGAGTCCTTGACATTGAAACTTGAGGCCATGAAGGAAGATGAGTACATGTGCAGATCATGGGAGCCAGAGAAACCAAGGGATGAGGAAGCAGGCACTGCTTCACTGCTTCTAACGAGACCTCGGAGGGGCCAGGCGAGAAAAAGAAGGCAGAGGAGGGATTTCCAGAAAGATATTCTACCAGGCCTTGCATCATTGTCTAGGCATGAAGTAGCAGAAGATCTTCAAATTTTCGGAAGCCTGATGAGGGCTTCAGGCGAGCCTTGGCAGACTGGTTCAGCTAGACGGAGCACAGGTCGAAGCGGGCAGGCGCGGGGAAGGAGGcagccaagaagtttggccgtCGTCCATGTCAGTCCCCTGCCAACAGAGCCTACTCATACCGAGCTTGAGATTGGTCGGACAAGCATGATCGGGTGGGGGAGGACGACAAGGCGATGCCGGAGGCAGAGATTCCCCTCTGGAGATGGTTCTGCTCCTCATGAGTAG